In the genome of SAR202 cluster bacterium, the window CCCGTCGATACAATCGTCGCGTCCTTCCCCTGCCTCAGCACGTCCGCCTTGCCCAGCCTGAACTTGTACTCCGGCCCGTGTACCACCGGCGTCGCCGGGCGATATAGTCGAATATAAAACGGCCCCTTAGTCTCCGCCGCCGCCCTCACCGCCTGCGCCGTCTCCACCGCGTCCGATGGCGCTACCACCGTGAACCCGGGCAGCGAGCACGCCAGCGCCAGGTCCTCTATCCCCTGCGCCGATACCCCGTCCTCCCCTACTAGAAGGCCCGCGTGAGTGCATACTATCTTCACGTTCAAATGCGGCTGGGCCACGCTTATCCGGATCTGGTCGAATGGCCGGCACATTCCAAATACAGCAAACGTGCTGACAAACGGAATCTTCCCCGTCGACGCCATCCCACCCGCCGCGCTCACCATGTTCTGCTCCGCCGGCCCAAAGTCGAAGAACCTGTCTGGGAACTCCTTCGCGAACAACGACGCGAACGTCGACTTGTTCAGGTCTCCCCCCAGCACCACTATGTTCCGGTTCTGCCGCCCCAACTCCACCAGCGTCTTCCCAAACATCTCCCTCGTCGATGCGTTAGTAAATGTCGTTACCATTTATATACCTATATGTCTAGTATCAATAAAGGCTTGAGGTGAATAGCTAGAGCTGACGGCCTACAAGATAATTCCTTCTCCCTTGATGACGGCTGTTGCTAATTGCGATGCCGCCTATCATTGCCAGGCCTTCCTTTTATCCTTTCTCCCCGTTGATGGGGGAGAACAGAAGAGAGGGTGAAACACTGGCTCCAACAATACTTTATCACTGCCAGTCGTCTCTGTTTTCTTTTCCTCTTCCTATCGGGAGAATTAGCAACACCCATCTTGATGGGAGAAGGTGCAGGTTGAGGGGTAAAACCCTGGCACTACGCTCCGTCCGTCAGGCATAAAAACCCTCCCAAGAGCCCTGCACATCCTATCCTCTCCCCCCTTGAGATCGAGCACTCTATCTCCATTCAATCGCAAGATCCCGATAGCATCGGGAGGG includes:
- a CDS encoding transketolase family protein; this encodes MVTTFTNASTREMFGKTLVELGRQNRNIVVLGGDLNKSTFASLFAKEFPDRFFDFGPAEQNMVSAAGGMASTGKIPFVSTFAVFGMCRPFDQIRISVAQPHLNVKIVCTHAGLLVGEDGVSAQGIEDLALACSLPGFTVVAPSDAVETAQAVRAAAETKGPFYIRLYRPATPVVHGPEYKFRLGKADVLRQGKDATIVSTGSMAGASLKAAESLSQEGVQCRVVNMHTLAPLDEAAIAAAARETGAIVTAEEHYIHGGLGARVAQVLGRLHPAPMEMVALTRYAESGKAEELLEKYGLTAKDVAGAVRRVVKRKQK